One genomic segment of Sorex araneus isolate mSorAra2 chromosome X, mSorAra2.pri, whole genome shotgun sequence includes these proteins:
- the IRS4 gene encoding insulin receptor substrate 4 isoform X1 — protein sequence MASRSSARVRASGRSRVAPAAAAAARAAVATTPLLPSAPPTALIGTGSSCPGAMWRSAAAGSRSDSESDEEDLPVGDEVCKRGYLRKKRGHRRYFVLRLETASTPARLEYYENARKFRDSVRAAAAAAAATASGAAEVPDLIPPRRVITLHQCFSVSQRADARYRYVIALFTQDEYFALVAENESEQGSWYWLLSRLILESKRRRRGTPSPRPVAEGDGERALPPVAEPPFYRDVWQVEVKPRGLGHRKELSGVFRLCLTDEEVVFVRLNAEVASVVVQLLSIRRCGHTEQYFFLEVGRSTVTGPGELWMQVDDRVVARNMHELFLLKMRALCAEEYRARCRGYTFTIDAHLLTLLSTRRQPAKRPGEPGGWFRRARFEQFDPLGAIGDREDDERLPTRRRNRSPNVAVPQVRRGQPQLPHLPRAHRARRAVSLPASCYRRFALSPAGAAQAAGAPSDRAPPAPDKSGSSPGSSGEEGESQGKEELEGNEGDYMPMRKWSSGNGRGSGGGQGPCGQSPGGNQCSGGAKGSGGGQGSSGGQGASGSQGSSGQSSGGQGAGGNQCSGHGQGTAGGHGSGGDQGAGGGRGSGSGQGPRDGPGSGNGKNSGAGKGLGRGKGSGGSGEQGKSLKKRSYFGKLTQSKQHRIPLPPPPPPPPTPSGGAKGRAGGRFRLYFCADRSATKERKEVKEVKEKGLPEGGARRLHRARAFDEEEDDPYVPMRPGVAFPLASSSDYMPMAPQHSTASKSRHSRSPFEDSRGYMMMFPRVSPPAAPSRPKAPGPDKEDESKDNDSDSDYMFMAPGAGAIPKSPPSPRGGSSSKSWSSYFSLPTPSQNSPLGQMDHSEYVPMLTRKFVGMGLGNEGSSEWGSPKDTVSKPSAEGSFSKPGDGGSFPQPLADIPFQGKANKPDQLAFNKKGNTVEPNSQKPVHDQRENDSASVYVNIDFTERASHSSVPCAQGQADTRGILADPREYALSHYVNIQLRVPFLSQENLSDLLRAIPGASLFSLDFARWPLRRSATGGILSVGEGEYIEVRFTPAMASSAPFPDSAFRYDAETGRIYLVDPFSECCMDISLSPGRCSEPPPVARLRQEEEQERRRAASGSQSSASAGAAASASPAGSQERNPSASAAAAAPNVAVGPALAAASALAASPAIGRAAAGMGVAAGLDSAPARWFQLVASGAGAEAGRGAREVAGGPNRRVPNPFEDLAGGEDAARGAAAAAAAPPVPPPRRRVPRPPVRDDSDDDEDSTYVRMDFSRADDEESDAP from the coding sequence ATGGCGAGCCGCTCCTCCGCTCGAGTCCGAGCGAGCGGGAGATCGAGGGTGGCCCCGGCAGCGGCTGCAGCGGCTCGCGCTGCGGTGGCGACCACCCCGCTTCTACCCTCGGCCCCTCCGACCGCACTCATTGGGACCGGGTCGTCCTGTCCGGGAGCCATGTGGCGCTCGGCGGCCGCTGGCTCTCGGTCCGACTCCGAGTCCGATGAGGAAGACCTCCCCGTCGGGGACGAAGTGTGCAAGCGTGGCTACCTGAGGAAGAAGCGCGGGCACCGGCGCTACTTCGTGCTCCGACTCGAGACGGCCAGCACCCCGGCGCGGCTCGAGTACTACGAAAACGCCAGGAAGTTCCGCGACAGTGTCCGCGCGGCGGCGGCTGCAGCCGCGGCGACCGCTTCGGGCGCCGCCGAGGTCCCCGATCTCATCCCGCCGCGGCGCGTGATCACCTTGCACCAGTGCTTCTCGGTGAGCCAGAGAGCCGATGCCCGCTACCGGTACGTCATCGCCCTCTTCACCCAGGATGAGTACTTCGCCCTGGTCGCTGAGAACGAGTCGGAACAGGGGAGCTGGTACTGGCTGCTCAGCCGCCTCATCCTCGAGAGTAAGCGCCGCCGCCGCGGCACGCCCAGCCCCCGGCCCGTGGCAGAAGGTGACGGCGAGAGAGCGCTCCCGCCCGTGGCCGAGCCACCCTTCTACAGAGATGTGTGGCAGGTAGAGGTCAAACCCAGGGGACTGGGGCACCGCAAAGAGCTGAGCGGCGTGTTCCGGCTGTGTCTGACCGACGAGGAGGTGGTGTTCGTGAGACTGAATGCCGAGGTGGCCAGCGTGGTAGTCCAGCTCCTGAGCATTCGGCGCTGTGGGCACACGGAGCAGTATTTCTTCTTGGAAGTCGGCAGGTCCACCGTCACCGGTCCGGGCGAGCTCTGGATGCAGGTGGATGACCGTGTCGTGGCCCGAAACATGCACGAGCTGTTTCTGTTAAAGATGAGAGCTCTGTGCGCAGAGGAATACAGAGCCCGCTGCCGCGGCTACACCTTCACCATCGACGCCCACCTGTTAACCCTGCTGTCCACTAGGAGGCAGCCGGCCAAGCGGCCCGGGGAGCCGGGCGGCTGGTTCCGAAGGGCCCGCTTTGAGCAGTTTGACCCTCTCGGGGCCATCGGGGACCGAGAAGACGACGAAAGGCTACCCACCCGCCGCCGCAATCGCTCACCCAATGTAGCTGTGCCCCAGGTCAGGCGGGGACAGCCACAACTGCCCCACCTGCCCAGAGCCCACAGGGCGAGGAGAGCTGTTTCCTTGCCCGCCAGCTGTTACCGCCGCTTTGCGCTGAGTCCTGCAGGTGCAGCGCAAGCTGCGGGAGCTCCCAGTGACAGAGCTCCTCCGGCTCCTGACAAATctggttccagccctggcagctctggggaaGAAGGCGAGTCTCAGGGCAAAGAGGAGCTGGAAGGCAACGAAGGCGACTACATGCCCATGAGAAAATGGAGCTCAGGAAATGGCCGAGGATCAGGAGGCGGCCAGGGCCCCTGTGGACAGAGTCCAGGAGGAAACCAATGCTCAGGAGGGGCAAAAGGCTCAGGAGGTGGCCAGGGCTCAAGTGGCGGCCAGGGTGCCAGTGGCAGCCAGGGCTCAAGTGGCCAGAGTTCAGGGGGCCAGGGTGCAGGAGGAAACCAGTGTTCGGGACATGGTCAGGGCACTGCAGGTGGCCATGGCTCAGGCGGTGACCAGGGAGCCGGAGGTGGCCGTGGCTCAGGCAGTGGCCAGGGCCCCCGAGATGGTCCTGGGTCTGGCAATGGCAAAAACTCTGGTGCGGGCAAAGGTTTGGGAAGAGGGAAAGGATCTGGTGGCAGTGGTGAGCAGGGGAAATCCCTGAAGAAAAGATCCTACTTTGGCAAATTAACCCAAAGCAAGCAACATAGAATTCcactgccacccccgcccccgcccccgcccacaccATCCGGTGGAGCAAAGGGAAGGGCCGGAGGAAGGTTCCGACTTTATTTTTGTGCTGACCGAAGTGCCACAAAAGAACGTAAAGAAGTCAAAGAAGTTAAAGAGAAAGGGCTCCCAGAAGGTGGAGCTCGGCGTCTTCACAGAGCCAGAGCTTttgatgaggaggaggatgacCCCTATGTGCCAATGAGGCCTGGGGTGGCTTTCCCTCTTGCCAGCTCCAGTGACTATATGCCAATGGCCCCTCAACACTCTACTGCTTCAAAATCACGCCACTCTCGATCACCTTTTGAAGATTCAAGAGGGTACATGATGATGTTTCCCAGAGTGAGCCCACCAGCTGCTCCAAGTCGTCCCAAAGCACCCGGGCCTGATAAGGAAGATGAGTCAAaggacaatgacagtgacagtgactatatgtTTATGGCCCCTGGAGCTGGTGCAATTCCCAAAAGCCCTCCAAGTCCTCGGGGCGGTTCCTCCTCCAAAAGTTGGAGCTCCTACTTCTCTCTGCCAACTCCTTCTCAGAACTCCCCATTAGGACAGATGGACCACAGTGAGTATGTCCCGATGTTAACCAGAAAATTCGTGGGGATGGGTCTGGGCAATGAAGGCTCGTCTGAGTGGGGCAGCCCCAAAGATACAGTCTCAAAGCCTTCAGCTGAGGGGTCCTTCTCCAAGCCTGGAGATGGGGGATCGTTTCCACAGCCTTTAGCTGATATTCCCTTTCAGGGCAAAGCTAACAAGCCCGACCAGCTTGCTTTTAATAAGAAGGGAAATACAGTTGAGCCCAATTCGCAAAAGCCCGTACATGATCAGAGAGAAAATGACAGCGCTTCTGTCTACGTCAACATTGACTTCACTGAAAGAGCGAGCCATTCGTCAGTTCCCTGCGCTCAAGGGCAGGCAGATACTCGGGGCATCCTTGCTGACCCCAGAGAATACGCCCTTTCTCATTACGTAAATATCCAGTTGAGAGTGCCATTTCTGAGCCAAGAAAATCTCTCAGATCTCTTAAGGGCCATTCCGGGTGCCAGTCTCTTCTCTCTGGACTTTGCCAGGTGGCCGCTTCGCCGCAGTGCTACAGGTGGCATCCTTAGTGTAGGAGAGGGAGAATACATTGAAGTGAGGTTCACCCCGGCGATGGCATCTTCGGCACCTTTTCCTGACAGTGCCTTTCGCTACGATGCTGAAACAGGTCGAATCTACCTGGTCGACCCGTTCTCCGAGTGCTGTATGGACATCTCTCTCTCCCCGGGCCGCTGCTCAGAGCCACCACCTGTAGCTCGGCTGaggcaggaggaagagcaggagagaagacGCGCAGCAAGCGGCTCGCAAAGTTCTGCCTCCGCTGGAGCCGCCGCTTCAGCTTCCCCAGCCGGCAGCCAGGAGAGAAACCCCTCGGCCTCGGCGGCCGCTGCTGCGCCGAATGTAGCCGTGGGCCCGGCGCTAGCCGCTGCCTCTGCGCTAGCCGCCTCCCCGGCCATCGGCCGTGCAGCTGCGGGCATGGGGGTAGCCGCTGGGCTGGACTCCGCCCCCGCCCGCTGGTTCCAACTTGTTGCTAGCGGTGCCGGTGCCGAAGCTGGGAGAGGGGCCCGAGAAGTGGCCGGTGGCCCGAACCGCAGAGTCCCGAACCCATTTGAAGACCTGGCCGGAGGTGAGGATGCGGCCCGCGGGGCGGCGGCTGCCGCTGCCGCTCCCCCCGTCCCGCCTCCCCGCCGTCGGGTGCCGAGACCCCCGGTGCGAGACGATTCTGACGACGACGAAGACAGCACCTACGTGAGGATGGACTTTTCCAGGGCTGACGACGAGGAGTCTGACGCTCCCTAA
- the IRS4 gene encoding insulin receptor substrate 4 isoform X2: MASRSSARVRASGRSRVAPAAAAAARAAVATTPLLPSAPPTALIGTGSSCPGAMWRSAAAGSRSDSESDEEDLPVGDEVCKRGYLRKKRGHRRYFVLRLETASTPARLEYYENARKFRDSVRAAAAAAAATASGAAEVPDLIPPRRVITLHQCFSVSQRADARYRYVIALFTQDEYFALVAENESEQGSWYWLLSRLILESKRRRRGTPSPRPVAEGDGERALPPVAEPPFYRDVWQVEVKPRGLGHRKELSGVFRLCLTDEEVVFVRLNAEVASVVVQLLSIRRCGHTEQYFFLEVGRSTVTGPGELWMQVDDRVVARNMHELFLLKMRALCAEEYRARCRGYTFTIDAHLLTLLSTRRQPAKRPGEPGGWFRRARFEQFDPLGAIGDREDDERLPTRRRNRSPNVAVPQVRRGQPQLPHLPRAHRARRAVSLPASCYRRFALSPAGAAQAAGAPSDRAPPAPDKSGSSPGSSGEEGESQGKEELEGNEGDYMPMRKWSSGNGRGSGGGQGPCGQSPGGNQCSGGAKGSGGGQGSSGGQGASGSQGSSGQSSGGQGAGGNQCSGHGQGTAGGHGSGGDQGAGGGRGSGSGQGPRDGPGSGNGKNSGAGKGLGRGKGSGGSGEQGKSLKKRSYFGKLTQSKQHRIPLPPPPPPPPTPSGGAKGRAGGRFRLYFCADRSATKERKEVKEVKEKGLPEGGARRLHRARAFDEEEDDPYVPMRPGVAFPLASSSDYMPMAPQHSTASKSRHSRSPFEDSRGYMMMFPRVSPPAAPSRPKAPGPDKEDESKDNDSDSDYMFMAPGAGAIPKSPPSPRGGSSSKSWSSYFSLPTPSQNSPLGQMDHSRIYLVDPFSECCMDISLSPGRCSEPPPVARLRQEEEQERRRAASGSQSSASAGAAASASPAGSQERNPSASAAAAAPNVAVGPALAAASALAASPAIGRAAAGMGVAAGLDSAPARWFQLVASGAGAEAGRGAREVAGGPNRRVPNPFEDLAGGEDAARGAAAAAAAPPVPPPRRRVPRPPVRDDSDDDEDSTYVRMDFSRADDEESDAP, encoded by the exons ATGGCGAGCCGCTCCTCCGCTCGAGTCCGAGCGAGCGGGAGATCGAGGGTGGCCCCGGCAGCGGCTGCAGCGGCTCGCGCTGCGGTGGCGACCACCCCGCTTCTACCCTCGGCCCCTCCGACCGCACTCATTGGGACCGGGTCGTCCTGTCCGGGAGCCATGTGGCGCTCGGCGGCCGCTGGCTCTCGGTCCGACTCCGAGTCCGATGAGGAAGACCTCCCCGTCGGGGACGAAGTGTGCAAGCGTGGCTACCTGAGGAAGAAGCGCGGGCACCGGCGCTACTTCGTGCTCCGACTCGAGACGGCCAGCACCCCGGCGCGGCTCGAGTACTACGAAAACGCCAGGAAGTTCCGCGACAGTGTCCGCGCGGCGGCGGCTGCAGCCGCGGCGACCGCTTCGGGCGCCGCCGAGGTCCCCGATCTCATCCCGCCGCGGCGCGTGATCACCTTGCACCAGTGCTTCTCGGTGAGCCAGAGAGCCGATGCCCGCTACCGGTACGTCATCGCCCTCTTCACCCAGGATGAGTACTTCGCCCTGGTCGCTGAGAACGAGTCGGAACAGGGGAGCTGGTACTGGCTGCTCAGCCGCCTCATCCTCGAGAGTAAGCGCCGCCGCCGCGGCACGCCCAGCCCCCGGCCCGTGGCAGAAGGTGACGGCGAGAGAGCGCTCCCGCCCGTGGCCGAGCCACCCTTCTACAGAGATGTGTGGCAGGTAGAGGTCAAACCCAGGGGACTGGGGCACCGCAAAGAGCTGAGCGGCGTGTTCCGGCTGTGTCTGACCGACGAGGAGGTGGTGTTCGTGAGACTGAATGCCGAGGTGGCCAGCGTGGTAGTCCAGCTCCTGAGCATTCGGCGCTGTGGGCACACGGAGCAGTATTTCTTCTTGGAAGTCGGCAGGTCCACCGTCACCGGTCCGGGCGAGCTCTGGATGCAGGTGGATGACCGTGTCGTGGCCCGAAACATGCACGAGCTGTTTCTGTTAAAGATGAGAGCTCTGTGCGCAGAGGAATACAGAGCCCGCTGCCGCGGCTACACCTTCACCATCGACGCCCACCTGTTAACCCTGCTGTCCACTAGGAGGCAGCCGGCCAAGCGGCCCGGGGAGCCGGGCGGCTGGTTCCGAAGGGCCCGCTTTGAGCAGTTTGACCCTCTCGGGGCCATCGGGGACCGAGAAGACGACGAAAGGCTACCCACCCGCCGCCGCAATCGCTCACCCAATGTAGCTGTGCCCCAGGTCAGGCGGGGACAGCCACAACTGCCCCACCTGCCCAGAGCCCACAGGGCGAGGAGAGCTGTTTCCTTGCCCGCCAGCTGTTACCGCCGCTTTGCGCTGAGTCCTGCAGGTGCAGCGCAAGCTGCGGGAGCTCCCAGTGACAGAGCTCCTCCGGCTCCTGACAAATctggttccagccctggcagctctggggaaGAAGGCGAGTCTCAGGGCAAAGAGGAGCTGGAAGGCAACGAAGGCGACTACATGCCCATGAGAAAATGGAGCTCAGGAAATGGCCGAGGATCAGGAGGCGGCCAGGGCCCCTGTGGACAGAGTCCAGGAGGAAACCAATGCTCAGGAGGGGCAAAAGGCTCAGGAGGTGGCCAGGGCTCAAGTGGCGGCCAGGGTGCCAGTGGCAGCCAGGGCTCAAGTGGCCAGAGTTCAGGGGGCCAGGGTGCAGGAGGAAACCAGTGTTCGGGACATGGTCAGGGCACTGCAGGTGGCCATGGCTCAGGCGGTGACCAGGGAGCCGGAGGTGGCCGTGGCTCAGGCAGTGGCCAGGGCCCCCGAGATGGTCCTGGGTCTGGCAATGGCAAAAACTCTGGTGCGGGCAAAGGTTTGGGAAGAGGGAAAGGATCTGGTGGCAGTGGTGAGCAGGGGAAATCCCTGAAGAAAAGATCCTACTTTGGCAAATTAACCCAAAGCAAGCAACATAGAATTCcactgccacccccgcccccgcccccgcccacaccATCCGGTGGAGCAAAGGGAAGGGCCGGAGGAAGGTTCCGACTTTATTTTTGTGCTGACCGAAGTGCCACAAAAGAACGTAAAGAAGTCAAAGAAGTTAAAGAGAAAGGGCTCCCAGAAGGTGGAGCTCGGCGTCTTCACAGAGCCAGAGCTTttgatgaggaggaggatgacCCCTATGTGCCAATGAGGCCTGGGGTGGCTTTCCCTCTTGCCAGCTCCAGTGACTATATGCCAATGGCCCCTCAACACTCTACTGCTTCAAAATCACGCCACTCTCGATCACCTTTTGAAGATTCAAGAGGGTACATGATGATGTTTCCCAGAGTGAGCCCACCAGCTGCTCCAAGTCGTCCCAAAGCACCCGGGCCTGATAAGGAAGATGAGTCAAaggacaatgacagtgacagtgactatatgtTTATGGCCCCTGGAGCTGGTGCAATTCCCAAAAGCCCTCCAAGTCCTCGGGGCGGTTCCTCCTCCAAAAGTTGGAGCTCCTACTTCTCTCTGCCAACTCCTTCTCAGAACTCCCCATTAGGACAGATGGACCACA GTCGAATCTACCTGGTCGACCCGTTCTCCGAGTGCTGTATGGACATCTCTCTCTCCCCGGGCCGCTGCTCAGAGCCACCACCTGTAGCTCGGCTGaggcaggaggaagagcaggagagaagacGCGCAGCAAGCGGCTCGCAAAGTTCTGCCTCCGCTGGAGCCGCCGCTTCAGCTTCCCCAGCCGGCAGCCAGGAGAGAAACCCCTCGGCCTCGGCGGCCGCTGCTGCGCCGAATGTAGCCGTGGGCCCGGCGCTAGCCGCTGCCTCTGCGCTAGCCGCCTCCCCGGCCATCGGCCGTGCAGCTGCGGGCATGGGGGTAGCCGCTGGGCTGGACTCCGCCCCCGCCCGCTGGTTCCAACTTGTTGCTAGCGGTGCCGGTGCCGAAGCTGGGAGAGGGGCCCGAGAAGTGGCCGGTGGCCCGAACCGCAGAGTCCCGAACCCATTTGAAGACCTGGCCGGAGGTGAGGATGCGGCCCGCGGGGCGGCGGCTGCCGCTGCCGCTCCCCCCGTCCCGCCTCCCCGCCGTCGGGTGCCGAGACCCCCGGTGCGAGACGATTCTGACGACGACGAAGACAGCACCTACGTGAGGATGGACTTTTCCAGGGCTGACGACGAGGAGTCTGACGCTCCCTAA